The Streptomyces sp. NBC_01255 genome window below encodes:
- a CDS encoding TIGR03089 family protein: MNASDRTPADLLRSALAADPARPLVTFYDDATGERVELSVATFANWVAKTANLLQGELSAGPGDRLALLLPAHWQTAVWLLACSSVGVAVEVGGDPADADVVVAGPDTLEAGLACSGERIALSLAPLGRRFPAPPAGYADYAVEVPSQGDRFAPFVPVDAEAPALVVDGTERSGTQLVEQARVDAAALGLAPGSRLLSGLDYDGWQGLSSGLYAPLAAGGSVVLCRNLGQVAPEALEKRVESERVTHTVL; this comes from the coding sequence GTGAACGCCAGCGACCGCACCCCCGCCGACCTGCTGCGATCCGCGCTCGCCGCGGACCCCGCCCGCCCCTTGGTCACTTTCTACGACGACGCCACCGGTGAGCGCGTGGAATTGTCCGTCGCCACCTTCGCCAATTGGGTGGCCAAGACGGCGAACCTGCTCCAAGGCGAGCTCTCCGCCGGACCGGGCGACCGGCTCGCGCTACTGCTGCCCGCGCACTGGCAGACGGCCGTCTGGCTGCTCGCCTGCTCCTCCGTCGGCGTGGCCGTCGAGGTCGGCGGCGACCCCGCGGACGCCGACGTCGTGGTCGCGGGGCCGGACACCCTCGAGGCGGGTCTCGCCTGTTCCGGTGAGCGGATCGCGCTCTCGCTGGCGCCGCTCGGGCGCCGCTTCCCCGCCCCGCCCGCCGGGTACGCGGACTACGCGGTCGAGGTGCCGAGCCAGGGCGACCGGTTCGCTCCGTTCGTCCCGGTCGACGCGGAGGCTCCCGCTCTCGTCGTCGACGGCACGGAACGGAGCGGCACGCAGCTCGTCGAGCAGGCCCGCGTGGACGCGGCGGCACTCGGCCTCGCCCCCGGCTCCCGGCTGCTCTCCGGCCTCGACTACGACGGCTGGCAGGGGCTCTCGTCCGGTCTGTACGCGCCGCTCGCGGCCGGCGGCTCGGTGGTGCTGTGCAGGAACCTGGGCCAGGTCGCCCCCGAAGCCCTGGAGAAGCGCGTGGAGAGCGAGCGCGTGACGCACACGGTGCTCTGA
- a CDS encoding LCP family protein: protein MDAHSRGRADEIDPADQWVLNPQTGNYELRLDHSGGQPQPHSPSRPRRSNPATTADRADTGHGATAGTGTATEVPVPGQRRRRVSEQGGGGQPPASRRKRKQGASRKKKVLLWTGGTMAFVLVGGATGAYMLYKKLDGNIGTVDVGDAAKATPGMDGPLNILIIGNDVRTGEGNESYGNKTNVTGHADTTFLIHVAEDRTNATAVSIPRDLKIEIPDCPTKQPDGSTKVIPGSVGRTKFNESFGVNGRDPGCTMRTITEMTGIGINHFMMVDFNAVKTLSTAVGGVKVCLTKPIRDKSSKLDLDEGEHRIQGEDALAFLRNRHGLGNESDLDRIKMQQQFLASMMRQLKEDTLDSPTQLLDVAEAATDALTVDKGIGSALKLTSLAKEIGKVDLKNISFMTVPVVDNPDEPPNKRATVVLDQTKAPQVFSMIQNDVSFTEVKKKEKDAKNAKAQAQAKLLQGTRAQAADVRVDVYNGSGITGAAQSTINWLQNDMGVNRSTNKSNAPDKAAKTTLSYAPNQADQARKLADMMGLAATALKPGTVDAAEREPMTLVLGSDFKGAGVPIKGPTKAPDVDKVEADKKVCAE from the coding sequence GTGGACGCGCACAGCCGTGGACGGGCGGACGAGATCGACCCCGCCGACCAGTGGGTGCTCAACCCGCAGACCGGCAACTACGAACTGCGACTGGACCACTCCGGTGGGCAGCCGCAGCCGCATTCGCCGTCCCGGCCCCGGAGATCGAACCCGGCCACCACCGCCGACAGAGCCGACACCGGCCACGGCGCCACCGCCGGCACCGGCACGGCCACCGAGGTGCCCGTCCCCGGTCAGCGCCGTCGCCGCGTCTCCGAGCAGGGCGGCGGCGGTCAGCCGCCCGCGAGCCGCCGCAAGCGCAAGCAGGGCGCGTCCCGCAAGAAGAAGGTCCTCCTGTGGACCGGCGGCACGATGGCCTTCGTGCTCGTGGGCGGCGCCACCGGCGCGTACATGCTCTACAAGAAGCTCGACGGCAACATCGGCACGGTCGACGTCGGCGACGCGGCGAAGGCGACGCCCGGCATGGACGGGCCGCTCAACATCCTCATCATCGGCAACGACGTCCGGACCGGCGAGGGCAACGAGAGCTACGGGAACAAGACCAACGTCACCGGCCACGCCGACACGACGTTCCTGATCCACGTCGCCGAGGACCGCACCAACGCGACGGCGGTGAGCATCCCCCGGGACCTCAAGATCGAGATCCCGGACTGCCCCACGAAGCAGCCCGACGGCTCGACCAAGGTCATTCCCGGCTCGGTGGGAAGGACCAAGTTCAACGAGTCGTTCGGGGTGAACGGCCGCGACCCCGGCTGCACCATGCGCACCATCACGGAGATGACCGGCATCGGCATCAACCACTTCATGATGGTCGACTTCAACGCGGTCAAGACGCTGTCGACCGCGGTCGGCGGGGTGAAGGTCTGCCTGACCAAGCCCATCCGCGACAAGAGCTCCAAGCTCGACCTCGACGAGGGCGAGCACCGCATCCAGGGCGAGGACGCGCTCGCGTTCCTCCGCAACCGCCACGGCCTCGGCAACGAGAGCGACCTGGACCGCATCAAGATGCAGCAGCAGTTCCTCGCGTCGATGATGCGCCAGCTGAAGGAAGACACGCTGGACAGCCCGACGCAGCTGCTCGACGTCGCGGAGGCGGCGACCGACGCGCTGACGGTCGACAAGGGCATAGGAAGTGCCCTGAAGCTGACCAGCCTCGCCAAGGAGATCGGCAAGGTCGACCTCAAGAACATCAGCTTCATGACCGTGCCGGTCGTCGACAACCCCGACGAGCCGCCGAACAAGCGGGCGACCGTGGTCCTCGACCAGACCAAGGCCCCGCAGGTCTTCAGCATGATCCAGAACGACGTCTCCTTCACCGAGGTGAAGAAGAAGGAGAAGGACGCCAAGAACGCCAAGGCGCAGGCCCAGGCGAAGCTCCTCCAGGGCACGCGCGCGCAGGCCGCCGACGTACGCGTCGACGTCTACAACGGCAGCGGCATCACGGGCGCCGCGCAGTCCACGATCAACTGGCTGCAGAACGACATGGGTGTGAACCGCTCCACCAACAAGAGCAACGCCCCCGACAAGGCGGCGAAGACCACACTCAGCTACGCACCGAACCAGGCCGATCAGGCCCGCAAGCTCGCGGACATGATGGGTCTGGCCGCCACGGCTCTCAAGCCGGGCACTGTGGACGCCGCGGAACGCGAGCCCATGACGCTCGTCCTCGGCTCCGACTTCAAGGGCGCGGGGGTGCCCATCAAGGGTCCGACGAAGGCGCCGGACGTCGACAAGGTAGAAGCCGACAAGAAGGTGTGTGCCGAATGA
- a CDS encoding LCP family protein, whose translation MTDRAGTPPEPDPPAAEDTAPGAPEQPRKRHWLRWTALAISVVLLIAAGVGWWFYRKLDGNITTDTTAAAELRKYEKERPTAGTTAARNILLIGSDTRTGEGNRKYGKDKGTQRSDTTILLHLSAEKSSATAVSLPRDLMVTIPSCTKPDGTRTREQFAQFNWAFEFGGTACTIRTVEKLTGIRVDNHMVIDFRGFKKMVDAVDGVEVCLKEPVDDADAKLKLPAGRQTLHGEQALGFVRARKSIGNGSDTERMDRQQQFLGALVNKVQSDGVLLNPTKLYPVLDAATKAITTDPGLDSLRDLYDLARAMRAIPTEKVQFLTVPRRPYTYDANRDELVQPAASQLFRQLREDKPVLVTPHTEEEGGEGTGGTGGGGRGDGKPDDADAPTPSTTPTFTGRNAAEGVCS comes from the coding sequence GTGACGGACCGTGCTGGCACGCCCCCCGAACCGGATCCCCCGGCAGCGGAGGACACGGCGCCCGGTGCTCCGGAGCAGCCGCGCAAACGCCACTGGCTGCGGTGGACGGCCCTCGCGATCTCGGTCGTGCTGCTGATCGCGGCCGGGGTCGGCTGGTGGTTCTACCGGAAGCTCGACGGCAACATCACCACGGACACGACGGCCGCCGCCGAGCTGCGGAAGTACGAGAAGGAGCGGCCGACGGCGGGCACCACCGCCGCCCGGAACATCCTGCTCATCGGTTCGGACACCCGGACCGGCGAGGGGAACCGCAAGTACGGCAAGGACAAGGGCACCCAGCGCTCCGACACGACGATCCTGCTGCACCTGTCGGCGGAGAAGTCGAGCGCGACGGCCGTCTCCCTCCCGCGCGACCTGATGGTGACGATCCCGAGCTGCACCAAGCCCGACGGGACCCGCACCCGCGAGCAGTTCGCGCAGTTCAACTGGGCCTTCGAGTTCGGCGGCACGGCGTGCACGATCCGTACCGTCGAGAAGCTGACCGGGATCCGCGTCGACAACCACATGGTGATCGACTTCCGGGGCTTCAAGAAGATGGTCGACGCCGTGGACGGGGTGGAGGTCTGCCTCAAGGAGCCCGTCGACGACGCCGACGCCAAGCTGAAGCTGCCCGCGGGGCGCCAGACGCTCCACGGCGAGCAGGCCCTCGGCTTCGTACGGGCCCGGAAGTCGATCGGCAACGGCAGCGACACGGAACGCATGGACCGCCAGCAGCAGTTCCTCGGCGCCCTCGTCAACAAGGTCCAGAGCGACGGGGTCCTGCTGAACCCGACCAAGCTCTACCCGGTCCTGGACGCGGCCACGAAGGCGATCACGACCGACCCCGGGCTCGACTCGCTGCGGGACCTGTACGACCTGGCGCGCGCGATGCGGGCCATCCCGACCGAGAAGGTGCAGTTCCTCACGGTGCCGCGCCGCCCGTACACGTACGACGCGAATCGGGACGAACTGGTACAGCCGGCGGCGAGTCAACTCTTCCGGCAGCTCCGGGAGGACAAGCCCGTCCTCGTGACCCCGCACACCGAGGAGGAGGGCGGCGAGGGGACCGGCGGGACGGGCGGCGGGGGCCGCGGCGACGGGAAGCCCGACGACGCGGACGCCCCGACGCCCTCCACGACGCCGACCTTCACGGGCCGGAACGCGGCGGAAGGGGTGTGCTCCTGA